Proteins from a single region of Lentimicrobium saccharophilum:
- the yidC gene encoding membrane protein insertase YidC, giving the protein MNKNSIIGLLLIFAIMIGYTVMMSPSKEELEARKRTQDSIAAIQRAVSDSVRVQQAQREELKNSVAEMPSPAQDIDSGALVAARNSVFGPFAVSASGVDKEFIVETDLLKLTVSNKGGRISKVELKEYKTFDGKPAILFVPDSSMFELAFFTDVRPITTGDLYFLPSWTDQRFQGQDELRISGNDSLQFAMRLFAGSSDSIALPDSYIEYLYTVKGDNYMVDFEVNFVNMEGIIAPNTKELNINWNARLLRQEKNLENEKLNTTIHFRHSDGEVDYLSERKDDSKNINTRVKWVSFKQQFFSASLIAGELFQNAELSKVREPEKEMKYLEQMQAVLSLPFNPMVDKSLGMSFYFGPNKYNLMRKYKLDLERQIPLGWSFFLMQWINRFAVIPVFNFLEGFNLNYGIIILILTILLKIVLFPIAYKTYMSSAKMRLLKPEVDEINAKYPKKEDAMKKQQATMTLYKKAGVNPMSGCVPMLLQFPILLAMFRFFPASIELRQESFLWAHDLSSYDSILDLPFTIPFYGDHVSLFTLLMTISTIIYTKINNDMMSTGNQMPGMKTMMYLMPVMFLGFFNSYSSGLSYYYLLANLMTFAQMYVIRRFVNEDKLHAQIQENKKKPVKKSNFQKRLEEMAKNQGKK; this is encoded by the coding sequence ATGAACAAGAATTCTATCATTGGCCTGCTTCTGATCTTCGCCATTATGATTGGTTACACTGTGATGATGTCACCATCCAAAGAAGAGCTGGAAGCCAGGAAGCGCACCCAGGATTCCATTGCTGCGATTCAAAGGGCAGTATCTGATTCAGTCCGTGTTCAGCAGGCTCAGCGTGAAGAGCTGAAGAATTCCGTTGCAGAAATGCCATCCCCGGCACAGGATATCGATTCCGGAGCGCTGGTCGCTGCCAGGAACTCTGTATTCGGGCCATTTGCAGTTTCCGCTTCAGGAGTTGATAAGGAATTTATTGTTGAGACTGACCTGCTTAAACTCACCGTAAGTAATAAGGGCGGACGAATCAGTAAGGTTGAATTAAAAGAGTATAAAACTTTTGATGGTAAGCCTGCAATTCTTTTTGTGCCGGATTCCTCCATGTTCGAACTGGCTTTTTTCACTGATGTAAGGCCGATTACAACCGGTGACCTTTATTTTCTGCCTTCATGGACCGATCAAAGATTTCAAGGGCAGGATGAACTGAGAATCAGTGGGAATGATTCCCTGCAGTTTGCCATGAGGCTGTTTGCCGGAAGCTCTGACAGCATTGCATTGCCCGATAGCTATATTGAATATCTCTACACGGTAAAAGGCGACAATTATATGGTTGACTTTGAGGTGAATTTTGTCAATATGGAGGGGATAATTGCACCCAATACAAAAGAACTGAATATCAACTGGAATGCACGTTTGCTGAGGCAGGAGAAAAATCTCGAAAATGAGAAACTTAATACAACCATACATTTCAGGCATTCTGACGGTGAAGTGGACTACCTGAGCGAAAGAAAGGATGACAGTAAGAACATCAATACCCGCGTTAAATGGGTTTCCTTTAAGCAGCAGTTTTTCTCTGCTTCACTGATCGCCGGAGAGTTGTTTCAGAATGCCGAATTGTCGAAAGTGCGGGAACCTGAAAAAGAGATGAAGTACCTTGAACAGATGCAGGCTGTTCTTTCTCTGCCTTTCAATCCCATGGTCGATAAAAGTCTCGGGATGTCATTTTATTTTGGCCCGAACAAGTATAACCTGATGCGCAAGTACAAGCTGGATCTTGAACGACAGATACCGCTTGGCTGGAGTTTCTTCTTAATGCAATGGATCAACCGTTTTGCTGTAATTCCTGTCTTTAACTTTCTTGAAGGGTTTAACCTGAATTATGGCATTATCATATTGATTCTTACGATATTGTTGAAAATCGTTCTCTTCCCGATTGCATACAAGACTTATATGTCTTCGGCCAAAATGCGCCTGCTTAAGCCTGAAGTGGACGAGATCAACGCAAAGTATCCGAAGAAAGAAGATGCGATGAAAAAGCAGCAGGCTACCATGACCTTGTACAAAAAGGCCGGGGTGAACCCGATGTCGGGCTGCGTTCCCATGCTGTTGCAGTTCCCGATCCTGCTTGCCATGTTCCGTTTCTTTCCTGCTTCCATCGAATTGAGGCAGGAGTCTTTCCTTTGGGCGCATGACCTTTCGAGTTACGATTCCATACTCGATCTGCCTTTTACCATCCCTTTCTATGGTGACCACGTGAGTCTTTTCACCCTGCTGATGACCATATCAACCATTATCTACACCAAGATAAACAACGATATGATGTCGACCGGAAATCAGATGCCGGGAATGAAAACCATGATGTACCTGATGCCTGTGATGTTCCTCGGATTCTTTAACAGCTATTCCTCCGGACTAAGCTATTATTATTTGCTGGCTAACCTGATGACCTTCGCGCAGATGTACGTTATCCGTCGTTTTGTAAATGAGGACAAACTTCATGCTCAGATTCAGGAAAACAAGAAAAAGCCTGTGAAGAAGTCAAACTTCCAAAAAAGGCTTGAGGAGATGGCAAAGAACCAGGGTAAGAAGTAG
- a CDS encoding CTP synthase, which translates to MPSTKYVFVTGGVASSLGKGIISASLAKLLQARGFSVTIQKLDPYINIDPGTLNPYEHGECFVTEDGAETDLDLGHYERYLNVPTSQANNVTTGRIYQSVIEKERHGDYLGETVQVIPHITDEIKRRIKLLGNEGKYDFVITEIGGTVGDIESLPYIESVRQMRWEIGTDCLVIHLTLVPYLAAAGELKTKPTQHSVKALLEQGVQPDIIVCRTEKHLNEGMRNKIALFCNVDPTAVIESIDAESIYDVPLLMRDEKLDVEVLEKMRMPASHLPDLRKWEEFLYKLKHPKNQVTIGLIGKYVELKDAYKSINEAFVHAGAVNECKVMVRPIHSESITPETVAASLEGLDGILVAPGFGNRGIEGKIESIRFARENNVPFLGICLGMQCAVIEFGRNVLGLKGANSTEMDPDTKHPVIDIMEAQKNICNKGGTMRLGAYPCTIADGTKAMAVYGKAEITERHRHRYEFNNFYLDQYRNAGMLTSGINRKDDLVEIIELPEHPWFVGIQFHPEYRSTVASPHPLFVHFVKAALDFSLRK; encoded by the coding sequence ATGCCATCAACAAAGTATGTTTTTGTTACCGGAGGTGTGGCTTCATCGCTGGGAAAGGGGATTATTTCAGCTTCGCTGGCCAAATTGCTGCAGGCAAGGGGTTTCAGCGTAACCATCCAGAAACTGGATCCCTATATAAATATTGATCCTGGTACACTGAATCCTTACGAACATGGAGAATGTTTTGTGACAGAGGACGGTGCTGAGACGGATCTGGATCTTGGTCACTACGAGCGTTATCTGAATGTACCTACATCGCAGGCTAATAACGTTACGACGGGACGTATTTACCAGTCGGTGATTGAAAAGGAGCGACACGGCGATTACCTTGGCGAAACAGTTCAGGTTATCCCTCACATTACCGATGAAATAAAAAGAAGAATCAAACTGCTTGGAAATGAAGGCAAATACGATTTTGTGATCACGGAGATCGGAGGAACCGTCGGTGACATCGAATCCCTGCCTTACATTGAATCTGTCCGTCAGATGCGCTGGGAGATCGGAACGGATTGCCTGGTGATTCATCTTACACTGGTTCCTTATCTTGCTGCCGCGGGGGAGCTGAAGACCAAGCCCACCCAACACTCTGTAAAGGCGTTGCTTGAACAGGGGGTACAACCTGATATCATCGTATGTCGTACCGAAAAGCATCTCAATGAAGGGATGCGCAATAAGATTGCCCTCTTTTGTAACGTGGACCCTACGGCAGTGATAGAATCCATTGATGCCGAATCAATTTACGATGTGCCGCTGCTGATGCGTGACGAAAAACTTGATGTAGAGGTGCTTGAGAAAATGCGCATGCCTGCCAGCCATTTGCCGGATCTCAGAAAGTGGGAGGAATTCCTTTACAAACTTAAACACCCGAAAAATCAGGTTACCATTGGTTTGATCGGCAAGTACGTGGAGTTAAAAGATGCCTATAAATCAATAAACGAAGCCTTTGTGCATGCCGGTGCAGTGAATGAATGCAAGGTAATGGTCAGGCCAATCCATTCCGAAAGCATAACCCCTGAAACGGTGGCTGCCTCGCTCGAAGGGCTTGACGGAATTCTGGTTGCGCCCGGATTCGGGAACCGCGGCATTGAAGGAAAGATTGAATCCATTCGCTTTGCCAGGGAAAATAATGTGCCTTTTCTTGGTATTTGCCTGGGAATGCAGTGTGCCGTGATAGAATTCGGACGCAATGTGCTTGGTTTAAAAGGCGCAAATTCAACAGAGATGGACCCTGATACCAAACACCCTGTGATTGATATTATGGAGGCCCAGAAAAATATCTGTAATAAGGGCGGAACAATGAGGCTGGGAGCATACCCCTGTACCATAGCCGACGGCACAAAAGCCATGGCAGTCTACGGAAAGGCAGAGATAACCGAAAGGCACCGTCACAGGTATGAATTCAACAATTTTTATCTGGATCAATACCGGAACGCAGGGATGCTTACTTCAGGGATAAACCGTAAGGATGATCTGGTTGAGATTATCGAGTTACCGGAGCATCCCTGGTTTGTTGGGATACAGTTTCATCCTGAATACCGCAGTACTGTTGCCAGTCCTCATCCTTTGTTTGTTCATTTTGTTAAAGCTGCACTGGATTTCAGTCTTCGCAAATAA
- a CDS encoding response regulator, with product MEFRHESTVIDMEKEDRSIRILIAEDNLLNQRIIEILIKRMGWNYTLVGDGLEAVNECLNGEYDVILMDIDMPQMNGWEATIELRRKKVEIPIIALTAYSEESFRKKSFEVGMDKFLSKPYDKDEIYDAILNSIKAGK from the coding sequence ATGGAATTCAGGCATGAATCTACTGTAATAGACATGGAAAAGGAAGACAGGTCGATAAGGATACTGATAGCTGAAGATAATCTGCTAAATCAGAGGATAATAGAGATCCTGATAAAAAGAATGGGATGGAATTATACCCTGGTCGGAGATGGTCTTGAAGCAGTAAATGAATGCCTCAACGGAGAATATGATGTGATACTTATGGATATAGATATGCCCCAGATGAATGGCTGGGAAGCAACCATAGAATTGAGGAGGAAAAAAGTAGAAATACCCATCATTGCATTAACAGCGTACTCGGAGGAGTCATTCCGCAAAAAAAGCTTTGAAGTGGGCATGGATAAGTTTCTTTCCAAACCATATGATAAAGATGAGATTTATGATGCAATTCTAAACAGTATAAAGGCGGGCAAATGA
- a CDS encoding sigma-70 family RNA polymerase sigma factor: MRQLKITKSITNRETASLDKYLQDIGKEELISAEEEVQLAQRIRQGDQQALEKLCKANLRFVVSVAKQYQNQGLSLPDLINEGNLGLIKAAQRFDETRGFKFISYAVWWIRQSILQALAEQSRIVRLPLNQVGSLNKIKKESSRLEQKFERPPSPDELAAALEIPEYKIDAALKISTRYISMDAPLTEDEDMKFIDIFVDEDTPVTDAGLMRESLAREIQRSLATLTEKERDVVNLYYGIGMNHGLTLEEIGAKFDLTRERVRQIKEKAIRRLKHTSRSKLLKSYLGQ, from the coding sequence ATGAGACAACTTAAAATAACCAAATCTATAACCAATCGCGAAACTGCATCGCTTGACAAATATCTGCAGGATATTGGCAAAGAAGAACTGATCAGCGCTGAAGAGGAAGTCCAGCTTGCCCAGCGTATACGTCAGGGTGATCAGCAGGCATTGGAGAAACTCTGCAAGGCTAATCTTCGTTTTGTGGTTTCAGTCGCTAAACAATATCAGAACCAGGGATTAAGCCTTCCCGACCTGATCAATGAGGGCAACCTCGGATTGATTAAAGCGGCTCAGCGTTTTGATGAAACACGTGGATTCAAATTTATCTCTTATGCCGTTTGGTGGATACGCCAGAGCATTCTTCAGGCATTGGCCGAGCAGTCGCGTATTGTGCGTCTTCCGCTAAACCAGGTGGGGTCATTGAATAAAATCAAGAAGGAGTCCTCCCGCCTCGAGCAGAAGTTTGAACGTCCTCCATCACCCGATGAACTGGCAGCAGCGCTTGAAATTCCCGAGTATAAGATAGATGCAGCGCTCAAGATATCGACCAGATATATTTCGATGGATGCGCCCCTTACTGAGGATGAAGATATGAAATTCATCGACATCTTTGTGGATGAAGATACCCCCGTAACCGATGCCGGTTTGATGCGCGAATCGCTGGCCAGGGAAATTCAGCGTTCGCTGGCAACCCTCACTGAAAAGGAGCGTGATGTTGTAAATCTCTATTATGGAATAGGTATGAACCATGGACTCACGCTCGAGGAAATAGGTGCCAAATTCGATCTGACCCGTGAACGTGTCAGGCAGATAAAAGAGAAAGCCATCCGAAGGTTAAAACACACCTCCAGAAGTAAACTGCTGAAGTCTTACCTGGGACAGTAG
- a CDS encoding Do family serine endopeptidase, with product MKRIVGSLLIAMAGGIIAVAAYSLISNRKSEQAAQDNSQRVPAYLTNMPVSVAPMVLPDFTAAASNTVHAVVHIKTEYLRKSSVYDYFFDFRDFFGERSPRGGSSPIIATGSGVIISPDGYIVTNNHVVTESNKVEVTLNDKRTFEARIIGTDPSTDLAVIKIDAKDLPYVIYGNSDQLQVGEWVLAVGNPFNLTSTVTAGIVSAKARNINILGSPDGAAIESFIQTDAAVNRGNSGGALVNTRGELIGINAAIASGTGYYAGYSFAIPANIVRKVVEDLREFGTVQRGFLGVSIRELDSRLAEEQGISEIRGVYVAEVTDNGAARDAGLRSGDIIMNIEGVAVNSTSELLEIIGQHRPGDKVNVAVKRNNKDIAFNVTLKNRDGNTNAVKREEVDVNALLGATFEPVSKEIRSELGIEGGLQVTSLRDGKLRNAGIRQGYIITQVDGKAVTSRADLARALEGKQGGVLLEGIYPNRTRAYYGFGM from the coding sequence ATGAAAAGAATAGTCGGGAGTTTGTTGATAGCCATGGCCGGCGGGATTATAGCCGTTGCCGCTTACAGTCTGATCAGCAACAGGAAAAGTGAACAGGCAGCTCAGGATAATTCACAAAGGGTGCCGGCATACCTTACCAATATGCCGGTTTCAGTAGCACCTATGGTTTTGCCTGATTTTACAGCCGCCGCCAGCAATACAGTGCATGCAGTAGTGCACATTAAGACTGAATATCTGCGCAAAAGCAGCGTTTATGATTATTTCTTCGATTTCAGGGACTTTTTCGGCGAAAGATCTCCCAGGGGCGGATCTTCACCGATCATTGCCACCGGATCAGGTGTCATCATCTCGCCGGATGGTTATATTGTCACCAATAACCATGTGGTTACCGAATCAAACAAGGTGGAAGTGACCCTGAACGACAAACGCACATTCGAGGCCAGGATAATCGGGACCGATCCTTCAACAGATCTGGCCGTGATCAAAATTGATGCAAAGGATCTTCCTTATGTGATTTACGGTAATTCAGATCAGTTGCAGGTAGGAGAATGGGTGTTGGCAGTAGGAAATCCTTTTAATCTTACTTCTACGGTAACGGCGGGCATCGTAAGTGCCAAAGCCCGTAATATCAATATTCTGGGTTCTCCTGACGGTGCTGCCATTGAATCCTTTATACAGACAGATGCTGCCGTGAACAGGGGGAACAGCGGAGGCGCACTGGTAAATACCCGAGGGGAGCTGATAGGAATCAATGCAGCCATAGCTTCAGGAACCGGATATTATGCCGGGTACTCATTCGCGATTCCCGCAAACATTGTGCGAAAAGTGGTGGAAGACCTGAGGGAGTTCGGGACCGTACAACGTGGTTTCCTTGGCGTCAGTATCCGTGAACTTGACAGCAGGCTGGCTGAAGAGCAGGGCATTTCTGAGATTCGCGGTGTTTATGTTGCGGAAGTGACTGACAATGGGGCTGCACGCGATGCAGGTCTGAGATCGGGAGATATAATCATGAATATTGAAGGAGTTGCAGTAAATTCAACTTCAGAGTTGCTTGAAATTATCGGTCAGCACCGTCCGGGTGACAAGGTAAACGTTGCCGTAAAGCGCAATAATAAAGATATCGCTTTCAACGTTACTTTAAAGAACAGGGATGGAAATACCAATGCCGTCAAACGTGAAGAGGTTGATGTCAATGCGTTGCTGGGAGCTACTTTCGAACCGGTAAGCAAGGAGATCAGATCAGAACTTGGTATTGAAGGCGGCCTTCAGGTTACTTCGCTCAGGGATGGGAAACTGCGCAATGCCGGCATCAGGCAGGGCTATATTATCACTCAGGTTGACGGGAAAGCGGTGACCAGCCGGGCTGATCTGGCCCGGGCACTCGAAGGTAAACAGGGTGGTGTTTTGCTCGAGGGAATCTATCCGAACAGAACCCGGGCTTACTACGGATTTGGGATGTAG
- the dapF gene encoding diaminopimelate epimerase: MIKFYKFHGTGNDFIMLDGRELLTIPTPDEIRQLCHRQMGIGADGLIIVKPVEGFDFEMIYFNADGSLATMCGNGARCAVAFGYISGMSGSDITFKAGDGGHSGTLQPLTDYKWMVEISMGNISIPDHTGESTEIHTGTPHLVIITRDPDSVNVPVEGRRIRYSEPYQTSGINVNFLSIRDNRLKVRTYEKGVEDETLSCGTGVTACAAVAAMKTGVNNWIIETRGGILEVRLKKNETIFDNVRLKGPAAMVFCGEFTGSFPR, encoded by the coding sequence ATGATAAAATTCTACAAATTCCATGGCACCGGCAATGATTTTATCATGCTGGATGGCAGGGAATTGTTAACAATACCCACCCCTGATGAAATCAGGCAATTATGTCACCGGCAAATGGGTATAGGTGCTGATGGGCTGATTATCGTCAAGCCTGTTGAAGGTTTTGATTTTGAAATGATTTACTTCAATGCTGACGGCAGCCTGGCTACCATGTGCGGCAACGGAGCACGCTGTGCGGTGGCATTCGGTTATATTTCAGGTATGTCTGGTTCAGATATTACTTTTAAAGCCGGGGATGGTGGTCATAGTGGAACACTTCAGCCTTTGACAGATTACAAATGGATGGTTGAAATCAGCATGGGCAATATCAGCATCCCTGACCATACCGGCGAGTCTACAGAAATTCACACCGGCACACCGCATCTGGTTATTATCACCCGGGATCCTGACTCGGTAAATGTGCCTGTGGAAGGACGCCGGATCAGATATTCCGAACCCTATCAGACAAGCGGGATTAACGTTAATTTTCTGTCCATCCGGGATAACCGGCTTAAAGTTCGCACGTATGAAAAAGGCGTGGAAGATGAAACACTTTCCTGCGGAACCGGGGTTACTGCATGCGCCGCTGTCGCCGCAATGAAGACCGGGGTAAACAACTGGATTATTGAAACCCGCGGAGGCATTCTGGAAGTCAGGTTGAAAAAAAATGAAACCATTTTTGATAATGTCAGGCTGAAAGGCCCTGCAGCAATGGTTTTCTGCGGCGAATTTACGGGCAGTTTTCCGCGATAA
- a CDS encoding GNAT family N-acetyltransferase, protein MIGKKIRLRAPEPADIDILYHWENDPEIWHVSNTSAPYSRFAIEQYVLNAGHDIFNSRQLRLMIVTLESESVAAGAIDLFDYEPIHSRAGVGIMIGKAFRGKGYASEALALILDYCRNILNLHQVYCNISEDNAASIRLFDEAGFRKNGEKKEWLLLNGKWTNEFFYQLFLK, encoded by the coding sequence ATGATCGGCAAAAAAATAAGGCTTAGGGCTCCGGAGCCTGCTGACATTGACATACTATACCACTGGGAAAACGACCCGGAAATCTGGCATGTAAGCAACACCTCCGCACCTTATTCAAGATTTGCCATTGAACAGTATGTATTGAATGCAGGGCACGACATTTTTAACTCAAGGCAACTACGTTTGATGATTGTTACGCTTGAAAGCGAATCTGTCGCGGCAGGTGCGATTGACCTGTTTGACTATGAACCAATTCACAGTAGGGCAGGCGTGGGCATCATGATCGGTAAAGCATTCCGGGGTAAAGGATATGCCAGTGAAGCCCTTGCGCTGATACTGGATTATTGCAGAAATATATTGAACCTGCACCAGGTCTATTGCAACATCTCTGAAGATAACGCTGCAAGTATCAGGTTATTTGATGAAGCGGGTTTCAGGAAAAACGGCGAAAAGAAAGAATGGCTTCTCCTGAACGGAAAATGGACAAATGAATTTTTTTATCAGCTTTTTCTGAAATAA
- the mltG gene encoding endolytic transglycosylase MltG codes for MSEYYHPRYSNMRRSGRKPGRRLFWIFVLFVLFAVIAAWFLYMILLKDNVYTASENEAYITIPTGSSFRDVTTELYSHGLIINRKNFELVARLKKYDQSVKAGRYRLTDDMNNLQLVRLLRSGNQTPVKVIFNNIRTPDQLAGRISRQIEADSVSIIKLFNDSAYLDSLGVTITSLFTIIIPNTYELYWNTNARSFINRMKRESEKFWEGSRSLKLSQINMNRHEVITLASIVEKETNKNDEKARVAGVYINRLKNGWLLEADPTLVFAHGDFEIRRVLSSHKQIDSPYNTYKNKGLPPGPICLPSIASIDAVLNYEDHNYMFFCAREDFSGYHNFARTLEQHNLNAWKYQQALNRRNIYR; via the coding sequence ATGAGTGAATACTATCATCCGCGATACAGTAATATGAGGAGATCCGGCAGAAAACCCGGAAGACGACTTTTCTGGATATTCGTCCTTTTCGTGCTGTTTGCAGTTATTGCCGCCTGGTTCCTTTATATGATCCTGCTTAAGGACAATGTCTACACAGCATCTGAAAACGAAGCATATATTACCATCCCCACCGGAAGCTCTTTCAGGGATGTAACAACGGAACTTTATTCTCACGGACTGATCATCAACCGCAAAAATTTTGAACTGGTAGCAAGGTTAAAAAAATACGATCAGTCGGTTAAGGCAGGGCGATACAGGTTGACTGACGACATGAATAACCTTCAATTAGTCAGATTACTGCGATCAGGTAACCAGACCCCGGTTAAAGTGATTTTCAATAATATAAGAACACCGGACCAGCTTGCCGGCCGGATTTCCCGGCAAATTGAGGCTGATTCAGTTTCGATTATTAAGCTGTTCAACGACAGTGCCTATCTTGATTCACTCGGGGTTACCATAACCAGCCTTTTCACCATAATCATTCCAAATACTTATGAATTATACTGGAATACCAACGCAAGATCTTTTATTAACCGGATGAAACGCGAATCTGAAAAGTTCTGGGAAGGTTCGCGAAGCCTAAAGCTGAGTCAGATCAACATGAACCGGCACGAAGTGATTACCCTTGCTTCAATTGTTGAAAAAGAAACGAATAAGAATGATGAAAAAGCCAGGGTGGCCGGCGTTTATATAAACAGGCTTAAAAACGGTTGGCTGCTCGAAGCGGACCCCACCCTGGTATTTGCTCATGGAGATTTTGAAATTCGCAGGGTACTCAGCAGTCATAAACAAATTGATTCTCCTTACAATACTTACAAAAACAAGGGGCTCCCCCCCGGACCAATCTGCCTGCCTTCCATAGCCTCCATCGATGCCGTACTAAATTACGAAGATCATAACTACATGTTTTTTTGTGCCAGAGAGGACTTCTCAGGATATCATAACTTTGCCCGCACACTGGAGCAACACAACCTGAATGCCTGGAAATACCAGCAGGCGTTAAACAGAAGAAACATTTACCGTTGA
- a CDS encoding phosphomannomutase/phosphoglucomutase, whose protein sequence is MRRAFKAYDIRGIYNSDFNGGDVYKIGFLLPALLKAETVLVGHDVRTSSPEILEYLCKGITDAGADVHVGGECTTPMIYWATAKFNYQASVMITASHNPANYNGLKISRAKALPVGFDSGLSELLELAETTDIKPAAIPGTYSSLNFISDYLDFLKTYQEDYRSLRIAIDCSNGMGSLLARQLFGDEPLYIFEERDGTFPNHQPNPLEEENVKDLKHLVIENNFDIGMIFDGDADRVMFVDEKGRFIQPDMMIAVLAGYFSGKGLTGKAIQDIRTSKSVTEAVEAKGFEMHMWRVGRAYAALKLREIDGLFGGELAGHYYFRDFYYSDSAYLAALLILSELKKHKALGLSLSGMIDAISRYAGTGEINFHVEKKNEAMEALRKAFCDIEEPVAFYDFDGYRIEFRDWWFNVRPSNTEPYLRFLAEAGSQELLNIKKAKALEILQPFITENLHVH, encoded by the coding sequence ATGAGAAGAGCATTCAAAGCATACGATATCAGAGGGATATACAACAGCGATTTTAATGGCGGGGATGTATACAAAATCGGCTTTTTGCTGCCCGCTCTGCTGAAAGCCGAAACTGTGCTGGTCGGGCACGATGTAAGAACATCATCCCCTGAAATTCTTGAATACCTGTGCAAAGGCATTACCGATGCAGGAGCTGATGTGCATGTGGGGGGAGAATGCACCACACCTATGATTTACTGGGCAACCGCTAAGTTCAACTACCAGGCTTCGGTAATGATTACCGCATCACATAACCCGGCAAATTACAATGGCTTGAAAATTTCCAGGGCCAAGGCGCTTCCCGTCGGATTTGACAGCGGGCTTTCAGAACTGCTCGAACTGGCTGAAACTACAGACATCAAGCCGGCCGCCATTCCTGGAACTTACAGCAGTTTAAATTTTATTTCTGACTACCTCGATTTCCTGAAAACATACCAGGAAGATTACCGGAGTCTGCGGATAGCCATTGATTGCTCCAATGGGATGGGATCTCTGCTGGCCAGACAGTTATTTGGAGATGAACCTCTTTATATTTTTGAAGAACGCGATGGCACTTTCCCAAATCACCAGCCAAATCCTCTTGAGGAAGAAAACGTTAAAGACCTGAAGCATCTGGTTATAGAAAACAACTTCGATATAGGGATGATCTTCGACGGAGATGCCGACAGGGTAATGTTTGTGGATGAAAAAGGCCGTTTTATTCAGCCTGACATGATGATTGCGGTTCTGGCCGGTTACTTTTCCGGCAAGGGATTGACAGGCAAAGCTATTCAGGATATCAGGACATCGAAATCAGTAACGGAAGCGGTGGAAGCCAAAGGTTTTGAAATGCATATGTGGCGGGTTGGAAGAGCCTACGCTGCTTTAAAATTAAGGGAAATTGACGGCTTATTCGGCGGTGAACTCGCCGGGCATTACTACTTCAGGGATTTTTACTATTCTGACTCAGCTTACCTGGCTGCACTGCTTATTTTGTCGGAGCTGAAAAAGCATAAAGCCCTCGGATTAAGTCTGTCCGGAATGATCGATGCAATCAGCAGATACGCAGGTACCGGTGAGATCAATTTCCACGTTGAGAAGAAAAACGAAGCGATGGAAGCGCTCAGGAAAGCTTTTTGTGACATAGAAGAGCCAGTTGCTTTTTACGATTTCGATGGATACAGGATTGAGTTCAGGGATTGGTGGTTCAATGTTCGGCCTTCAAATACAGAACCATACCTTCGCTTCCTGGCCGAAGCCGGATCACAGGAACTGCTGAATATCAAGAAGGCCAAAGCCCTTGAGATCCTTCAACCATTTATCACTGAGAACCTCCATGTACATTAG